One Streptomyces umbrinus genomic window, CCACCGCTTCACCACGTAACGCGGGCCTGCCCGGGACGGCTGAACACGTCGGCGCGGGCTGCCCTGAGGCAGCCCGCGCCGCACGTCGAGATCGTCGTCACGGATTCGCAGAGGTGGGCCGCGGTTCCGCGGTCACAGAACCCGGCGTCTCCGGCCGAGCCAGGTCTGGGCCACCACCACGACGGCGAGGAAGGCGCCGCTGACGACCTGCTGGTAGGCGGAGTCGAGGGAGCCGATCTGGTTGATGACGTTCTGGATCACCTTCAGCAGGAGCACCCCGACCAGCGAACCGCTGACGAAGCCGAAACCGCCGGACAGCAGGGTGCCGCCGATGACGACCGCCGCGATGGCCTCCAGCTCCATGCCCGTGCCCAGAATCGTCACGCCGGACAGCAGCCAGGCGGCATTGAGCGCGCCCGCGAGGCCGGCGCACAGACCTGAAACGGCGTACACCGCGATCTTCGTACGTGCCACGGGGGCACCCATCAGGGCTGCCGCGTCCTCGTTGCCGCCGACCGCGTACACGTACTGGCCGAATCTGGTGTGCCGCAGTACGACGGCTCCCAGTACGAACAGCGCCACCGTGATCCACACGGGCACGCCGATCCCGAGCAGCGAGCCCTGGCCGAGCGTCGCGAGGAACGAGTCCTTGTCCACGAGGTAGGTCCGTGAGCCCTCGTCGGTGATCGCCAGCAGGATGCCGCGCGCACCGAGCATGGCGGCGAGGGTGACGATGAACGGGGCCAGTCCGGACCGGGCGATGAGCAGCCCGTTGACCAGGCCGATCAGCCCGCACACCGCGAGCGGGAGCAGCAGGGCCACCGCCGAGCCGTACTGCGAGCCCCAGGCCGCCACCACTCCGCCGAGGGCGAAGAGCGAGCCGACCGACAGGTCGATCCCGCCGGTGACGATGACGAACGTCATGCCGAGCGCGACCACTGCGAGGAAGGCCGAGGACAGCGCCATGTTCTCCAGGTTGTCGCCGGTCAGGAAGGTGTCGAAGCTCAGCGATGCCACGACCATGGCCACCAGGAGGGTGACCAGGGCTCCGTGCTGCTGGGCGAGGGCGCTGAAGCGGTCGGCGCGGCTCGGTCCCGGGTCCTCGTCGGTGACCTTTCGGACGGCGTCGGGCTGCATGTCGGCTTCCGTGGTCTCGGTCGTCATCGCTTCCCCCGTTCGCGGGCCGCGTAGACGGCACCGACG contains:
- a CDS encoding ABC transporter permease, with translation MTTETTEADMQPDAVRKVTDEDPGPSRADRFSALAQQHGALVTLLVAMVVASLSFDTFLTGDNLENMALSSAFLAVVALGMTFVIVTGGIDLSVGSLFALGGVVAAWGSQYGSAVALLLPLAVCGLIGLVNGLLIARSGLAPFIVTLAAMLGARGILLAITDEGSRTYLVDKDSFLATLGQGSLLGIGVPVWITVALFVLGAVVLRHTRFGQYVYAVGGNEDAAALMGAPVARTKIAVYAVSGLCAGLAGALNAAWLLSGVTILGTGMELEAIAAVVIGGTLLSGGFGFVSGSLVGVLLLKVIQNVINQIGSLDSAYQQVVSGAFLAVVVVAQTWLGRRRRVL